A genome region from Methylobacterium sp. FF17 includes the following:
- the rsmD gene encoding 16S rRNA (guanine(966)-N(2))-methyltransferase RsmD, producing the protein MRIVGGDHRGRRLATPKTDAIRPTSDRLREAIFNVLAHAYDDAAVGARVLDLFAGTGALSFEALSRGAAYALLVDEGAEARALIRENIEAFGAEGATRLFRRDATRLGPVGTSGTFTLVFCDPPYSRDLAPAALASAAEGGWLAPGALVVVEEAASVQVALPAGFTELERRTYGDTALAYARYRD; encoded by the coding sequence GTGAGGATCGTCGGCGGCGATCATCGCGGTCGCCGCCTCGCCACACCGAAGACCGATGCCATCCGCCCGACCTCGGACCGCCTGCGCGAGGCGATCTTCAACGTCCTGGCCCACGCCTATGACGACGCGGCGGTGGGCGCCCGTGTTCTCGACCTCTTCGCCGGCACCGGCGCCCTGAGCTTCGAAGCCCTGTCGCGGGGGGCGGCTTACGCGCTCCTCGTTGACGAGGGGGCGGAAGCGCGGGCGCTGATCCGCGAGAACATCGAGGCGTTCGGCGCCGAGGGCGCGACGCGCCTGTTCCGGCGGGATGCCACGCGGCTGGGTCCGGTCGGCACCAGCGGCACCTTCACCCTGGTCTTCTGCGATCCGCCCTATAGCCGCGACCTCGCGCCGGCGGCACTCGCCAGCGCGGCCGAGGGCGGCTGGCTCGCCCCCGGCGCCCTGGTCGTGGTGGAGGAGGCGGCGAGCGTCCAAGTCGCGCTACCCGCCGGATTCACCGAGCTGGAACGCCGGACCTACGGCGACACCGCCCTCGCCTACGCGCGCTACCGGGACTGA